Within Quercus lobata isolate SW786 chromosome 5, ValleyOak3.0 Primary Assembly, whole genome shotgun sequence, the genomic segment NNNNNNNNNNNNNNNNNNNNNNNNNNNNNNNNNNNNNNNNNNNNNNNNNNNNNNNNNNNNNNNNNNNNNNNNNNNNNNNNNNNNNNNNNNNNNNNNNNNNNNNNNNNNNNNNNNNNNNNNNNNNNNNNNNNNNNNNNNNNNNNNNNNNNNNNNNNNNNNNNNNNNNNNNNNNNNNNNNNNNNNNNNNNNNNNNNNNNNNNNNNNNNNNNNNNNNNNNNNNNNNNNNNNNNNNNNNNNNNNNNNNNNNNNNNNNNNNNNNNNNNNNNNNNNNNNNNNNNNNNNNNNNNNNNNNNNNNNNNNNNNNNNNNNNNNNNNNNNNNNNNNNNNNNNNNNNNNNNNNNNNNNNNNNNNNNNNNNNNNNNNNNNNNNNNNNNNNNNNNNNNNNNNNNNNNNNNNNNNNNNNNNNNNNNNNNNNNNNNNNNNNNNNNNNNNNNNNNNNNNNNNNNNNNNNNNNNNNNNNNNNNNNNNNNNNNNNNNNNNNNNGCAAATATGGTTGGCCTCCAACGGGGATATGATCAGGATAGGCGAGCTCACCTACCTGTATCGTTTGAAAGAGTCTAAGGAGTGGGGGTATTATGAATTAATCCCTTGGGAAAGAAAGACTAGGATCGTCAAGGGATTGCCCTCGTCATTCAGGTATTGGAAGTCGcgctttttctttgtgtctgggGACGACTTCGAGACTCAATCCAGCAGtgattggggtgatatcccgaAGTTGCTCCGTCGGTGGGGAACCTCGACCTTAGGTGCGTCAGTATTTCTCCCCGTCGTTTCAATTTTGCCAATTTTGAGGCTATGGTCTTGCtaacttctttgtttctttgtttggtatAGTTAAAAGATGGCCTGGACTGAAGAGCCGGTATAAGGAACGCATAGAGACTGCGATCGGGTACGCTGAGGCGATTGAAAGCTGGGACGATCTGGTTGACCCCTGGTCTCTTGCATTTTACAATCTCAGTCCTGACCCGTCTCCTTTCGTTCTTCGTCAGCTTGGCATTGAAGGCAAAAAGAGTGAGTTTTAACTTCTTCAATGTTTGATTCTTCTTATGTACACTTAAGCAATCTTTGACTGGCATTTTCTTCTTGCATAGATGACGACAAAATTCAACAAGGATATGTATGCAAAGATGAGATCAAAGAAGGACGAACCACTGTCCAATCTGGAGAAGAAGGCAGTGCGAGTTACCGGGAATGGTCCTACTTCCATGCCCCTTAGTATCGTCTCTTCCATAGCTTCCGAAACGACGAGGACTGCCTCCCCGACCGTCTCGATAGAGGAGATTCCTACTCCCGGCTCCAAAAGGCCGCGTGTGGTTGGCAAAAGGAAGGAGAAGACTGATACTCGTTCGTCCACCATTTGGGATGACGAGACGTTGGCGGTAGAAAGGGCTCATGAGGTCGTCACTCCAGCGGACTTGAAGGCTCTTTCTGACATGTCCCTAAACGATGTGGCTTCTCATCATGTCCACAAACTCGTCCAGGTATGGAGTTCTTCCTTCTAcatttcatcacttttttttttacagacgACTTCATAATTTCCTCCAGGTGTTGGGAGAGAGCCTCCATATTACCGCTGAATACCTCACTCAAGGGGCCAAGGTGGCGTCTCTGACAACCCGGATGGAGGCCTTGGAGAAAGAGAGCTCTGACCTAAGGACGAACCTGATCACCTCCATGGACGAGGCAACGACTTTGAAGGAGAAGGTCAAAGTGCTGGAGGACGACCTCAGAGTTGAGTGCGGGTTGACTCGCGAGAAGGACGAGCAGCTTCTTGCAGCCAAGGAGAAACTTGTGACCATCGCTGCTCGATCTGTGGAGGCTTTCCAGACCACTGACGAGTACAATACTGTGCTCTTCAGTTGGTATTTCAAAGGTTTCGAACTTCTTCGGAGGTATATGATCAAGCATCCTTCTGGAGTCAACCTGGAGAGTCTGGACTTGGAAGAAGTTGACAAGGAAATGGCTCTGGATGAGGCGGCTTCATCTTCTGCCCCTGGTGATGATGCGCCTGAGCCTGTTGCTGACGTACCGGCCAGTGAAGGCACAGCCGATGCCTGATTTGgatacttagaaattttttgttttatggtgGGTGCCCAtcttgttttgggccttttctttttgtaaatctaatttcaaaacaattaattttattttgaaaacaatgataGTGGCCCAGTGGTTATGGGCTGGAATGAAGCGTACTTACTTTTCCTCTAGATGTTTTGGCTGATTTACATCTGTCTACAGTTTTGTGCTTTGTTAATTAGTCATTGCATCCTATTTTGATTTGATGTACTGCACTCTTTTCTCCGTCAACTGACTCCTGCCACTTGTGACTTTAAGGGGGTGCTGCCTGGGCGACTTATATCCGTCCAGGCGGACtcttgtcactttttttttttttttttgtcgtcaataacttacatccgtcaaggcagaatcttgttacttagtcttttaACCATACTACGATGGTCGTCGGTAACTTACAttcgtcaaggcggaatcttgttacttagtcttttaACCATCCTATgatggtcgtcagtaacttacatccatcaaggcggaatcttgttacttagtcttttaACCATCCTATGATGGTCGTCAATAagttacatccgtcaaggcggaatcttgttattTAGTCTTTTAACCATACTACgatggtcgtcagtaacttacatccgtcaaggtgaaatcttgttacttagtgaTTTATAGGCCTCATGGTCGACCAGTACTGCCTGCGCAAAAACATCAGAGGAATAATACTTTTATTAACTTCAATAACGAATGCATTCGTGTATTACATTTACTCATGGTATTTCTTtaaatgctcaatgttccaAGGACGAGGGAGCTTTTGTCCGTCCATAGTTTCCAGATGGTAACTTCCTTGTCTAGAGTAGTGAATGACGCAGTAAGGCCCTTCCCATGTAGGGCCTAGCTTCCCTTGAgtagggtctttagttgctATAGTGACTTTGCGAAAGACGAGGTCCCCTATGTCCAGACGCTTGAGTTTGACCCTCTTGTTGTAGTACTCGGCCatctttttttgatactttGTCATTCTACCGGACGCATTGTCTCTTACTTCATCCAGGCAATCCAGGTTGAACCGCAGTTCCTCGTCATTGAGTCCATCTCTGAAAGTTCCTCGTCTGATGCTTGTTATTCCAACTTCTACTGGGATTACTGCCTCTAtgccataggtaagcctgaagggTGTCTCTCCTGTTGGGGTTCTGGCTGTAGTCCTGTATGCCCACAGGACACTAGGTAGTTCTTCTAGCCAGGCACCTTTTGCTTCGTCCAGCTTGGTTTTGATTATCTTGAGCAGCGTCCTGTTCGTTACTTCCGGGgatgagaactgattcttgatcccgAGGTCCGAGCAGAAGTCTCTGAAGCCTTggctgtcgaactgcctcccattatcagatatgatcgtcaagggaatcccgaacctgcagatTATGTTTTTCCACACGAAACTCCGGATCCGAGCCTCAGTGATGGTTGCTAGGGCCTctacttcaacccattttgtgaaatagtcaatagcaactagaaggaattttacctgaTCTTTACCTCGGGGTAGAGGACCGACGATATcgattccccattgtgcgaacggccatggggagGCTATGGTCGTCATTTTCTCCGCTGGAAGCCGTTGCACATTCCCGTACCGCTGGCATCTGTCGCACCTTCTGACGATATCAGCAGCATCCccctgcatggttggccaaaaatacCTCGTTCTTATCACCTTGTTGACTAGGGATCTGGAGCCGGCATGGTTGTCACAGATTCCTCCATGTACTTCTTCCAGGATGTATTTGGCCTCATCCTCGTCGACGCACTTTAGATAaggcatagagaagcctctcttgtacaagacGTCATTCAGGATCGTGAACCTAGCTGCTCTCTTCTTGACCTTTCTGGCTTCGTCAGTATTCTGAGGTAGGTGCCCGTCCTGAAGGAAGGATATTATGGGCGTCATCCAAGTGTCTGTCCTCTGGATGAAGAACACCGCCACCTCTTCAATACTCGGGTGTTTCTGGATCTCTATTGCCATGTCTGTGCTCATCTTCCCTTCTTCTGATGACGATAGTTTTGATACTTCGTCGACCCCAATATTCTGGCTTCTTGGTATCTGGACGAACTCCACTGTGTCAAACTCTTGAGTTAGTTGCCTTGTCAGTttgaggtatttctgcatcctttcttcctttgcctCGTACTCTCCACTGATCTGTCCGATTACCAGCTTTGAATCACTCTCGATCAGCAAGTTTTTGGCACCAAGAGCTTTCCCAAGCCTCAAGCCCGTCAATATTccttcatactcggcttcgttattgGTGGCTGGGAACTTCATTGGAACCCCATATTTCATCACTTCTCCGTCAGGGGTGGTTATGacgacccctactccccccCTTTTTTGGTATGGCGACCCCTACTCCCCCCCTCTTttgggctgacgaaccatcTGTCTGTATTGTCCATTTATCAACTTCGTCTGTAATTCCATCTTCGTCTGGAAGAGTGAATTTagcgatgaagtcagccagaGCTTGTGCCTTGATAGCTGTTCTTGGATGGTACTTGATGTCAAATTAGCTGAGTTCGATTGCCCATTGGACCATTCTCCCTGCTGCTTCTGGtttgttcattgatttcttaATTGGTTGATCCGTCATCACAAGGATAGGATTTGACTGGAAATACGGCCTGAGCTTGCGCGAGGCTACTATAAGTGCAAACGCAATCTTTTCGATCCTTGGGTACCTGAACTCAGCTTCTTGAAAggcttggctgacgtagtaCACCGGGAGTTacttcttgccttcttctctaatcaaggctGCGCTTACTACCGAGGCTGACACCGCCAGGTACAAGTATAGGTTCTCCCCTCCTTTGGACGGGCTAAGGAGAGGTGGACTGCTCAGGTATTGCTTCAGCTCTTGGAACGCTGCTTCGCATTCGTCGGTCCAAGCAAAAGCCTGCTTGAGGGTTTTGAAGAAgggcaggcatttgtctgtGGCCCTAGAGACGAACCTATTTAGAGCTGCTATCCTTCCTGTAAGTTTCTGTACATCCTTGACGGTCTTGGGTGAGGCCATGTCAATGATAGCTCGTACTTTCTCtggatttgcttctattcctctctaggacaccatgaatcccaagaactttTCCAAGGCTACCCCAAAAACACATTTGCTtggattcaacttcatctggTGTTTTTTCAGGGTTGCAAAAGTCTCCTCCAGGTCGTCCAGATGAGCGAGCTCCtccttgctcttgacgagcatatcgtccacgtaTACTTCCATGTTCTTGCCAATCTGTTGGctgaacattttttttaccaatcttTGGTACGtagctccagcatttttcaacccaaaaggcatcaccttgtaacagtagagtccttggcttgtgatgaaggcagtcttctcctggtcttcttcagccatctttatctggttgtaccctgagaaggcgtccatgaacgtCAGTAGCTTGTGTCCGGCGGTGGAGTCCACGAGCTGGTCTATCCTT encodes:
- the LOC115991338 gene encoding uncharacterized protein LOC115991338, giving the protein MKYGVPMKFPATNNEAEYEGILTGLRLGKALGAKNLLIESDSKLVIGQISGEYEAKEERMQKYLKLTRQLTQEFDTVEFVQIPRSQNIGVDEVSKLSSSEEGKMSTDMAIEIQKHPSIEEVAVFFIQRTDTWMTPIISFLQDGHLPQNTDEARKVKKRAARFTILNDVLYKRGFSMPYLKCVDEDEAKYILEEVHGGICDNHAGSRSLVNKVIRTRYFWPTMQGDAADIVRRCDRCQRYGNVQRLPAEKMTTIASPWPFAQWGIDIVGPLPRGKDQFDSQGFRDFCSDLGIKNQFSSPEVTNRTLLKIIKTKLDEAKGAWLEELPSVLWAYRTTARTPTGETPFRLTYGIEAVIPVEVGITSIRRGTFRDGLNDEELRFNLDCLDEVRDNASGRMTKYQKKMAEYYNKRVKLKRLDIGDLVFRKVTIATKDPTQGKLGPTWEGPYCVIHYSRQGSYHLETMDGQKLPRPWNIEHLKKYHE